From Leptolyngbya sp. KIOST-1, one genomic window encodes:
- the crtC gene encoding cyanoexosortase C: protein MPKLVSQKQLKQALRWCVTTHHGRVVTVGLMVGLFYWHTYISFFVEDLWKGKSQVVLNVGFLYLGLRPFWAHRHDLAKVTVLADDRIIGHVIILAAALWLPFSGSSISLQAFLWMLILIGIAWSSFTPAIFGSFPLASLLTLAGFYPDWIWLSSQVIQAVTGPYQLENGMAWVSSQLLRAMGQTVEAQARFINLPAGAVEVAPGCSGYDMAFVLAGISVVWGLLVKQTWPRILLVATLGIATALILNIPRIMLMTFAAVYWGEDSFNFWHGAWGGQIFSAIMFTAYYYGAIAVFNQSCPQQSTRG from the coding sequence ATGCCCAAGTTGGTTAGCCAAAAACAGTTAAAACAGGCCCTGCGGTGGTGCGTTACCACCCACCACGGCAGGGTCGTTACGGTGGGGCTAATGGTTGGTTTGTTTTATTGGCATACTTACATCAGCTTTTTTGTCGAAGACCTTTGGAAAGGGAAATCCCAGGTCGTTTTGAATGTGGGTTTTTTGTACCTGGGTCTACGACCGTTTTGGGCTCACCGCCATGACCTGGCCAAGGTCACCGTTTTAGCAGACGATCGCATCATTGGTCACGTCATCATTTTGGCGGCTGCCCTGTGGCTACCCTTCAGCGGCAGCTCCATATCACTCCAGGCATTTCTGTGGATGCTGATTTTGATCGGCATTGCCTGGAGCTCGTTTACCCCAGCGATATTTGGCTCCTTTCCCCTGGCCTCACTGCTAACTTTGGCTGGCTTTTACCCCGACTGGATTTGGCTCTCTAGCCAGGTCATTCAGGCTGTAACCGGGCCTTACCAGCTCGAAAACGGTATGGCCTGGGTTAGCAGCCAGCTGCTAAGGGCCATGGGCCAAACAGTCGAGGCCCAGGCTAGATTTATCAACCTACCCGCCGGAGCAGTCGAGGTAGCCCCTGGCTGTAGTGGGTATGATATGGCCTTTGTGCTGGCAGGCATTAGTGTGGTGTGGGGGCTGTTAGTTAAGCAGACCTGGCCGCGCATTTTGCTGGTGGCAACTTTGGGCATTGCGACCGCCCTCATTCTCAATATTCCTCGCATCATGCTCATGACCTTCGCCGCCGTCTACTGGGGCGAAGATTCTTTCAATTTTTGGCACGGAGCTTGGGGCGGGCAGATTTTTTCAGCCATCATGTTCACGGCCTACTACTATGGTGCGATCGCGGTGTTCAACCAATCCTGCCCCCAACAATCTACCAGGGGCTAG
- a CDS encoding cistern family PEP-CTERM protein — protein MKAQLSKGAAVVSAAAAVSLLQALPASAYTINDAAKSITFTLGDPLPEVFTVEFDGFVERTLITGLTSKANVELKSFDGTQAVFDFQLFNTTSAPLGSRVSVLGFNAGPNVTATVTGDFNTVGSGNVPTLGEREICLKAGGGPSCAGGGGAGPSAGQNITFQTILTFASAQDSFTLDNFFVRYQDITGVPAGTSGVGVGTPIPTPALLPGLVGLGIAALRKRGEAAEDQEAA, from the coding sequence ATGAAAGCACAATTGTCCAAAGGGGCTGCTGTCGTTAGCGCTGCTGCTGCCGTAAGCCTGCTACAGGCTCTGCCAGCGTCAGCTTATACCATCAATGACGCAGCCAAATCGATCACTTTTACCTTGGGTGATCCCCTACCTGAAGTATTTACTGTTGAGTTTGATGGTTTTGTTGAGCGAACCTTAATTACTGGGCTCACCTCTAAAGCCAATGTAGAGCTTAAGAGCTTTGATGGTACTCAAGCAGTTTTTGACTTTCAATTGTTTAACACAACTAGCGCTCCCCTAGGCTCTAGGGTATCGGTTTTGGGCTTTAATGCAGGCCCTAACGTCACCGCCACCGTAACTGGTGATTTCAATACTGTCGGCTCTGGAAACGTTCCCACTCTGGGGGAACGGGAAATTTGTTTGAAAGCCGGCGGCGGTCCTAGTTGCGCAGGAGGTGGGGGTGCTGGTCCCTCGGCTGGCCAAAATATCACCTTCCAAACCATCCTAACCTTTGCTTCTGCTCAAGATTCCTTCACCCTTGACAACTTCTTTGTGCGGTATCAAGACATCACTGGAGTTCCGGCGGGTACCAGCGGTGTGGGTGTGGGCACTCCCATCCCGACGCCAGCACTGCTGCCTGGGTTGGTGGGTCTTGGCATCGCCGCGCTACGCAAACGGGGCGAAGCGGCTGAGGATCAGGAAGCCGCTTAA
- a CDS encoding glycosyltransferase encodes MKILFLDQSGKLGGAELSLLDVASAFSPNCLVGIFQDGPFAEALAARQIPYQVLTQAPIQVNKDSGWADSLSSIGQVVPLVATIARLGRKYDLIYTNTSKALILGALASRLCGKPLVHHLRDIVSPEHFSAANRTLLITAANGCATHVIANSRATAAAFVAAGGNAKKVSVVYNGFLPQAYQTATESTLREDLGLGNRFVVGHFSRLAPWKGQHILIEALAHCPESVVALLVGDALFGEQDYVETLHRQVEQLGLNHRVKFLGFRSDIAQLMQACDLVVHTSTAPEPFGRVIVEAMLCQRPVIAAASGGTVELITHGETGWLCPPGQPQKLSDLICHSHRQPAQTQGIAQAGYHHALAHFTLETTQQALHQQLAQVVA; translated from the coding sequence ATGAAGATTCTCTTTCTCGACCAGAGCGGCAAATTGGGGGGGGCTGAACTGTCTCTGCTCGATGTCGCCAGCGCCTTTTCCCCAAACTGCCTGGTGGGCATCTTTCAAGATGGGCCCTTTGCTGAGGCTCTAGCCGCGCGGCAAATCCCTTACCAGGTACTCACCCAGGCTCCCATTCAAGTCAACAAAGACAGCGGCTGGGCCGATAGCCTTAGCAGCATTGGCCAGGTAGTGCCTCTGGTGGCAACCATCGCTCGTCTAGGCCGGAAGTATGACCTAATCTATACCAACACCTCAAAGGCGCTGATTTTGGGTGCCTTAGCCAGTCGGCTCTGCGGCAAGCCCCTTGTCCACCACCTGCGCGACATTGTCTCGCCCGAGCACTTTAGCGCCGCCAACCGCACCCTGCTGATTACCGCGGCCAATGGGTGTGCAACCCATGTGATTGCCAACTCCAGGGCAACCGCTGCCGCCTTTGTCGCCGCCGGAGGCAACGCAAAAAAGGTCAGCGTGGTCTATAACGGGTTTCTGCCCCAGGCCTATCAAACGGCGACGGAATCGACCCTACGGGAAGATCTGGGGCTGGGCAATCGGTTTGTGGTCGGCCACTTTAGCCGCCTTGCCCCCTGGAAGGGGCAGCACATTCTCATCGAAGCCCTGGCCCACTGTCCGGAATCCGTCGTGGCGCTGCTGGTAGGCGATGCGCTGTTTGGCGAACAGGACTACGTGGAAACGCTGCACCGCCAGGTCGAACAGCTGGGCCTGAACCACCGGGTCAAGTTTCTGGGCTTTCGCTCCGACATTGCCCAGCTGATGCAGGCCTGCGACCTGGTGGTTCATACCTCAACCGCGCCGGAGCCCTTTGGCCGGGTCATTGTCGAGGCTATGCTGTGCCAGCGCCCGGTCATTGCCGCGGCCAGCGGCGGTACCGTCGAGTTAATCACCCACGGTGAAACCGGTTGGTTGTGTCCGCCTGGCCAGCCCCAAAAACTGAGCGACTTGATCTGCCACAGCCACCGTCAGCCCGCGCAAACCCAGGGCATTGCCCAGGCGGGTTACCACCACGCCCTGGCCCACTTCACCCTGGAGACAACCCAACAGGCGCTGCACCAGCAGCTGGCTCAGGTGGTTGCCTGA
- a CDS encoding glycosyltransferase family 4 protein, with protein sequence MKTLQIGMGWFPEQAGGLNRVYYDCVRYLPKADIHIRGLVAGSSQVARTTGGQIQAFAAMEAPLLGRWQQIRQRFKQLTAAEDFSLVVSHFGLYTFPLLDQLGAYPVAMHFQGPWALEGKVEGNSTWGMRAKWLLEWSTYRQVQQFIVLSDAFRQTLHREYGIPYDRIHIVPPGVDTTRFDTGVTPEEAQQRLGWPSDRPILLAVRRLARRMGLENLIAAIAQVRQQHPDVLLLIAGKGTLKAELEQQIQDLDLAGHVKLLGFVSDTDLALAYRAATLSVVPTVSLEGFGLIVIESLANGTPVMGTPVDSIPEILTPFCPDLLFEGTRPEHLAQGISEALSGQRQLPSAAACQRYVEDNYTWPVIAERIKTVYQLAMES encoded by the coding sequence ATGAAAACTCTTCAAATTGGTATGGGCTGGTTTCCCGAACAGGCGGGCGGGCTCAACCGGGTCTACTACGATTGTGTTCGCTACCTGCCCAAGGCCGATATACACATTCGCGGCCTGGTAGCGGGCAGTTCTCAGGTTGCTCGGACCACGGGTGGGCAGATTCAAGCCTTTGCCGCCATGGAGGCTCCTCTGCTGGGTCGGTGGCAGCAGATCCGCCAGCGCTTCAAGCAACTCACCGCCGCTGAAGATTTTTCCCTGGTGGTGTCTCATTTTGGCCTCTATACGTTTCCCCTGCTCGACCAACTGGGGGCTTACCCAGTAGCCATGCATTTTCAGGGGCCGTGGGCACTGGAGGGTAAAGTCGAGGGTAACAGCACCTGGGGCATGCGAGCCAAGTGGCTGTTGGAGTGGAGCACCTACCGCCAGGTGCAGCAGTTCATTGTGCTTTCCGATGCCTTTCGCCAGACTCTCCATCGCGAGTATGGCATCCCCTACGACCGTATTCACATTGTCCCCCCAGGGGTAGATACCACCCGCTTTGATACCGGCGTTACCCCAGAGGAAGCCCAGCAGCGGTTGGGCTGGCCCAGCGATCGCCCCATCCTGCTAGCTGTGCGCCGTCTGGCTCGGCGCATGGGCCTGGAGAACTTAATTGCGGCGATCGCCCAGGTGCGTCAGCAGCATCCCGACGTCCTGCTGCTCATTGCCGGCAAAGGTACCCTCAAAGCCGAGCTGGAGCAGCAAATCCAGGACCTGGACCTGGCCGGCCACGTAAAGCTGTTGGGGTTCGTCTCCGATACTGACCTGGCCCTGGCCTACCGCGCCGCCACCCTGTCGGTGGTTCCCACCGTTTCTCTAGAAGGCTTTGGCCTGATTGTAATTGAGTCTTTAGCCAACGGTACCCCGGTCATGGGCACCCCAGTAGACAGCATTCCCGAAATTCTCACCCCCTTTTGCCCCGACCTGCTCTTTGAGGGCACCCGCCCCGAGCACCTGGCCCAGGGCATTAGCGAAGCCCTATCGGGTCAGCGGCAGCTGCCCAGTGCAGCAGCTTGTCAACGATATGTCGAAGACAACTACACCTGGCCGGTAATTGCCGAGCGCATCAAAACCGTCTACCAACTGGCGATGGAGAGCTAG
- a CDS encoding Uma2 family endonuclease, with protein MSRTLTLAHYSRENWFAASALNVYYDAQHPLWHRRPDWFLAVGVPRLYDGENLRRSYVVWQEGRSPEVVVELLSPGTEASDLGRFFEGAGAAGAGGANEGGQGNGDR; from the coding sequence TTGAGCCGTACGTTGACTCTGGCTCACTACAGCCGAGAAAACTGGTTTGCAGCCAGTGCTTTGAATGTTTACTATGACGCGCAGCATCCGCTGTGGCACCGGCGCCCGGACTGGTTTTTGGCGGTGGGGGTGCCTCGGCTTTACGATGGCGAAAACCTGCGGCGTAGCTATGTGGTCTGGCAGGAGGGGCGATCGCCGGAGGTGGTGGTAGAGTTGCTATCGCCCGGTACAGAGGCAAGCGATCTGGGCCGCTTTTTTGAAGGCGCAGGCGCAGCTGGTGCAGGCGGCGCGAACGAGGGTGGTCAGGGGAATGGCGATCGATGA
- a CDS encoding glycosyltransferase family 4 protein, whose amino-acid sequence MKICIVTPKVSRNDGQGRVNYELALYLATAGHQVSLLAMKIDSALGKASNLSCQELSPPAWIPTALLRNQWFALRSRQWIRRRAQDFDIIHLNGSLSYYPADINASHFVHANWLKSVYHPSKSFGGIYAGYQWLYTKLNAVWEQKAYHSAAIVVAVSDFVRDSLIQDVNLPPSQVKTILNGVDIQEFAPLKSGDDNFLSKELSVPEDSFFIFFSGGIRTNRKNLDLVIKALTHLDSSFHLVVAGSNSGSPYPAMARELNVSKQVHFLGHRTDISTLLRCANAFAFPSHYDPYPLSVLEALASGVPVITAPSVGSSALIQSGVNGFLLKHSNDLEGMVASLSYLAKEPESAAQIARAGRQTAEDLSWEKMGKRYENLYHEVYLKKQNYLLSGAVTNSP is encoded by the coding sequence ATGAAAATTTGCATCGTTACTCCAAAGGTTTCGCGCAACGATGGACAGGGGCGAGTGAACTATGAACTGGCACTCTACCTGGCTACTGCCGGACATCAAGTTTCTCTCCTGGCCATGAAAATTGACTCAGCGCTGGGTAAAGCTTCCAATCTTTCTTGCCAGGAACTTTCGCCACCGGCATGGATACCTACGGCCCTTCTGCGCAATCAGTGGTTTGCTCTGCGGTCCCGGCAGTGGATTCGTCGTCGAGCTCAAGACTTTGACATTATTCACCTCAACGGGTCATTGAGCTATTATCCCGCCGACATAAATGCCAGCCATTTTGTTCATGCTAACTGGCTAAAGTCAGTTTACCATCCGTCGAAAAGCTTTGGTGGCATCTACGCGGGCTATCAGTGGTTATACACCAAATTAAATGCCGTTTGGGAGCAGAAAGCCTACCACTCAGCGGCTATAGTAGTCGCCGTTTCGGACTTTGTCCGAGACAGTTTAATTCAGGATGTCAACCTGCCTCCCAGCCAAGTTAAAACCATTCTAAATGGTGTTGACATTCAAGAGTTTGCACCACTCAAGTCAGGGGACGACAATTTTCTATCTAAAGAATTAAGTGTTCCTGAGGATAGTTTTTTCATTTTTTTCTCGGGTGGAATTCGAACAAACCGCAAAAATCTTGATCTAGTTATTAAAGCACTAACCCATTTAGACTCATCTTTTCATCTGGTAGTTGCTGGGTCTAACTCGGGTAGTCCTTATCCGGCTATGGCCAGGGAACTAAATGTCAGCAAACAGGTTCACTTCTTGGGCCATCGGACTGATATATCAACCTTACTGCGGTGTGCCAATGCCTTTGCGTTCCCCTCCCACTATGATCCCTATCCCCTATCAGTCTTAGAAGCCCTAGCCAGCGGAGTTCCGGTCATTACAGCACCTTCCGTAGGTAGTTCTGCACTCATTCAATCGGGAGTCAATGGATTTTTATTAAAACACAGTAACGATTTGGAAGGTATGGTCGCATCCCTGAGCTACCTGGCTAAAGAACCTGAATCTGCGGCTCAAATTGCCAGGGCTGGACGCCAAACAGCTGAAGATCTTAGCTGGGAAAAGATGGGAAAAAGGTATGAGAATCTTTATCATGAAGTGTATCTTAAAAAACAAAATTATTTACTTTCCGGCGCAGTCACCAATTCACCTTAG
- a CDS encoding glucose-6-phosphate isomerase encodes MLSDTLKPRRTRGLNLQPPQAWTAILALVLFTALCLAAGAGSILRYTFPAGALLVGLFLFQRYPLLYMGFTWWLWFLTAWVARMVDLQAGWDEQRVMLIAPVLVTSLCGITVFKHLPTSCSRGGMPFVLGMLGVCYGFFLGLVQYPMFPVVRALIDWLPPVLFGFHIYIHWRDYPSYRQNLLQIFLWGTLILGAYGIYQYMVAPEWDRYWITSSGIRSMGSPTPRGIRVFGTLHSTGPYATVMMVGLMLLFANPTPLKPVVSGAGYLGFMLSSVRSAWGGWLVAILIHLSSLKSSLQMRLIMAAAIMMVCVIPLSQVQPFAGVIGPRLQSLTNLTNDRSFNARTEIYDENFNSALLQGLGNGLGAITRENVVDSGVIELLWTLGWMGALPYLIGLLMLLMAAIMNTESRFDPFVSVSRAIGISILMQIVITSTMLGVSGIMLWGFLGFTAAAHQYYKHRPPPLL; translated from the coding sequence ATGCTTTCAGATACTTTAAAGCCTCGCCGAACAAGGGGACTTAATTTACAGCCGCCTCAAGCCTGGACGGCTATTCTAGCGCTGGTACTTTTTACCGCCCTCTGTTTGGCAGCTGGAGCAGGAAGTATTTTGCGCTATACCTTTCCCGCAGGAGCGTTATTAGTAGGATTATTTCTTTTCCAGCGGTATCCTCTGTTGTACATGGGGTTTACCTGGTGGCTTTGGTTCCTTACTGCCTGGGTGGCTCGGATGGTCGACCTCCAGGCCGGATGGGATGAGCAGCGAGTGATGTTAATTGCGCCAGTTTTGGTCACCTCGCTCTGCGGTATTACCGTATTCAAACATTTGCCTACTTCCTGTAGCCGGGGTGGTATGCCTTTTGTATTGGGCATGTTGGGGGTATGTTATGGCTTTTTCTTGGGGTTGGTTCAGTACCCCATGTTTCCAGTGGTGCGTGCACTAATCGACTGGCTGCCACCGGTTTTGTTTGGCTTTCATATCTACATACACTGGCGCGATTACCCCAGTTATCGCCAGAATCTGCTGCAAATTTTTCTGTGGGGAACGTTGATCTTGGGGGCCTACGGTATTTATCAATATATGGTCGCTCCCGAATGGGATCGCTATTGGATTACCAGTTCCGGTATTAGAAGTATGGGGTCGCCTACCCCCAGAGGCATCCGGGTCTTTGGCACGCTGCACTCCACCGGCCCCTATGCCACCGTGATGATGGTGGGGCTGATGCTGCTGTTTGCTAACCCCACCCCCCTGAAGCCGGTTGTATCGGGGGCAGGGTATTTGGGGTTTATGTTATCGTCGGTGCGGTCAGCCTGGGGTGGATGGCTTGTGGCCATTCTTATCCATCTGTCATCGCTCAAGTCAAGCCTGCAAATGCGGCTGATTATGGCCGCTGCCATCATGATGGTCTGTGTGATTCCCCTTTCTCAGGTGCAGCCCTTTGCGGGTGTGATTGGCCCTCGCTTGCAATCGTTGACCAACTTGACCAACGATCGCAGCTTTAACGCCAGGACTGAAATCTACGACGAAAATTTCAATTCAGCGCTGTTGCAGGGTTTAGGCAATGGGCTTGGGGCAATTACTCGCGAGAACGTCGTTGATAGTGGTGTGATTGAGCTGCTGTGGACCCTCGGCTGGATGGGCGCTCTGCCCTACCTAATTGGTCTGCTAATGCTGCTGATGGCCGCGATCATGAATACTGAAAGTCGCTTTGATCCCTTTGTGAGTGTCTCCAGGGCCATCGGTATTTCTATTCTGATGCAAATTGTTATCACCAGCACCATGCTAGGAGTCTCGGGCATTATGCTGTGGGGTTTTTTAGGGTTTACGGCTGCCGCCCATCAATACTACAAGCACAGACCACCGCCGCTGCTTTAA
- a CDS encoding PTPA-CTERM sorting domain-containing protein: MFAFGVPGTTFSISDLLLTRTTVTTWAFTGSPLPWFSGLADGIGFTLETFELSQTPLGNFEAFISGFFTPSGLAGDGFLTAQGKTILAPGLISSEGSSFSGGITAIPTPALLPGLVGLGVAALRKRGDQDSDEQEA; encoded by the coding sequence GTGTTTGCCTTTGGCGTACCGGGTACTACGTTCTCTATTAGTGACCTGTTACTGACCAGAACTACGGTTACAACCTGGGCTTTTACCGGTAGCCCGCTACCCTGGTTCAGTGGTCTGGCAGATGGTATTGGTTTTACCCTTGAAACCTTTGAACTTTCCCAAACTCCCTTAGGTAACTTTGAAGCTTTTATTTCTGGCTTCTTTACTCCCTCTGGCTTGGCTGGGGATGGGTTTCTCACCGCTCAAGGTAAAACTATTTTGGCGCCTGGTTTGATCTCTTCTGAAGGTTCGAGCTTTTCGGGCGGTATCACCGCTATTCCTACCCCAGCGCTGCTGCCTGGGCTGGTGGGCCTAGGTGTAGCTGCTCTGCGCAAGCGAGGTGACCAGGACAGCGATGAGCAAGAGGCCTAG
- a CDS encoding HpsJ family protein codes for MASSSLRRSPSPSFEATPGQSLCLIVGLACLGGFLVDFLILLLPPQPFDIQWRVGLLQQVGDRSIVLLLGLSLTLYGILDNRRLRKQLALLCLGLGVMFALSGLLTVRDSLKLQDLTVTRIASQEAQVRDQIATAQANPQQVSPDLTPELLQQASQILTDQVDVAKRTATTNVLKVGANSVGNLIVTGLALIAVGRFGSRTRG; via the coding sequence ATGGCTTCTTCTTCGTTACGCAGATCTCCATCGCCGTCTTTTGAGGCTACCCCTGGACAGTCCCTTTGCCTGATTGTGGGTTTGGCCTGTCTTGGCGGGTTCTTAGTCGATTTTTTGATTTTGTTGCTTCCTCCTCAGCCCTTCGATATTCAGTGGCGAGTGGGACTACTGCAGCAGGTGGGCGATCGCAGCATTGTGCTGCTACTGGGTCTATCGCTGACGCTCTACGGAATTTTAGACAATCGCCGCCTGCGCAAGCAACTTGCCCTCCTCTGCCTGGGGCTAGGGGTAATGTTTGCCCTCTCGGGGCTGCTTACGGTGCGCGATAGCCTCAAGTTACAGGATCTGACAGTAACCCGCATCGCCAGCCAGGAGGCCCAGGTGCGCGACCAAATTGCCACCGCCCAGGCCAACCCTCAGCAGGTGTCGCCCGACCTAACCCCCGAACTCCTCCAGCAGGCGTCCCAAATTCTGACCGACCAGGTAGATGTGGCCAAGCGCACCGCTACCACCAACGTGCTCAAGGTTGGAGCCAACAGCGTTGGCAACTTAATTGTCACCGGGCTGGCCCTGATTGCCGTTGGTCGCTTCGGTAGCCGTACTCGCGGCTAG
- a CDS encoding glycosyltransferase family 4 protein: MKILHILNHIQETGNGIVNVAVDLACLQAQAGHSVGVASAGGKYQNLLERYGVQHFSLDQTRRPANLLLAARRYRRVVQDFQPEIVHAHMMTGVTLARALRYGHSYTLISTVHNEFQRSAIWMGLADGVIAVSQAVAEAMAQRGIPQAKLRVVRNGTLGSPRRRGESASAVHSLNHPAIATVAGMYHRKGIADLIAAFERVAPQVPTAHLYLIGDGPDRAEFETQVQRTQVRDRIHFEGFQPEPQRYLRAADVFVLASHKDPFPLVLPEAREAGCAIVASRVDGIPEALEQGQAGILVPPKDPMALAEALMKLLSNLETLQFWRRQAQENISWLSAQRVCTETQNIYREFHRSP; encoded by the coding sequence ATGAAAATTCTCCATATTTTGAACCATATCCAAGAAACGGGCAACGGCATCGTCAATGTGGCCGTTGATCTGGCTTGTTTGCAGGCCCAGGCTGGCCATAGCGTAGGGGTAGCCTCGGCAGGAGGGAAATATCAGAACCTTTTGGAACGCTATGGCGTGCAGCACTTCTCCCTCGATCAAACCCGTCGACCAGCAAACTTGCTTCTAGCGGCCCGACGGTATCGCCGTGTGGTGCAAGACTTCCAGCCTGAGATTGTCCATGCCCACATGATGACCGGGGTAACGTTGGCCAGGGCACTGCGCTATGGCCACTCGTACACTCTGATTTCCACAGTCCACAACGAATTTCAGCGCAGCGCCATCTGGATGGGCCTGGCCGACGGGGTAATTGCCGTAAGCCAGGCTGTGGCTGAGGCTATGGCACAGCGAGGAATTCCGCAGGCAAAGCTGAGGGTAGTGCGCAATGGCACGTTGGGGAGTCCCCGCCGCCGTGGCGAGAGCGCATCTGCGGTGCATAGCCTTAACCATCCGGCGATTGCCACCGTGGCGGGGATGTACCACCGTAAGGGCATCGCCGATCTGATTGCCGCCTTTGAACGAGTTGCGCCTCAGGTGCCCACCGCTCACCTGTATCTAATTGGCGATGGCCCTGATCGCGCTGAGTTCGAGACCCAGGTCCAACGGACTCAGGTGCGCGATCGCATTCACTTTGAAGGGTTTCAACCTGAGCCCCAGCGATATCTGCGGGCGGCTGATGTGTTTGTACTGGCCTCCCACAAAGACCCTTTTCCCCTCGTATTGCCGGAGGCAAGGGAGGCTGGCTGTGCGATCGTGGCCAGCCGGGTTGATGGTATTCCTGAGGCTTTGGAGCAAGGCCAGGCCGGTATACTAGTGCCGCCCAAAGACCCTATGGCCTTGGCAGAAGCCCTCATGAAGCTGCTAAGCAATCTTGAAACCCTTCAATTCTGGCGCAGACAGGCCCAGGAAAACATTAGTTGGCTCAGTGCCCAGCGAGTCTGCACCGAAACCCAAAACATCTACAGAGAGTTTCACCGATCCCCGTAG